Within Porites lutea chromosome 2, jaPorLute2.1, whole genome shotgun sequence, the genomic segment TCCgactgttaaaataaaataggaAATAATTGCGCTTTGCActaatgacgtcaaaaatttcttttccctgCTGTGCCTCAGGCATTAAACCTGATCGGTATAAGAGTTTTGTATGGGAAAGTCACGTTCGCCAACAAATTTTTGTCGTCTTGAAGATTTTTATcgttaaaagaaacaaaatccagcttggtttCGATAATATATATTCTGAAAATAATCAAGGCGTGCCAAAACAACgttaaacatggaaaaaactGTACAGATGAGTGATTTTATTTCTTACTGGCTGCGTCAGAATACTGTGGGTAAATAATGTAAAAATGCGTGGAGATAAGCAGTTCACGAAACGGTGCATTAGGTTAAGTCTATAGGCAAagcttgaaaaaattttttctcgaGTGTTTATGTTGCTCTACTTAGTACTACAGGATATAAATTACTGTATTCGTCTCGGATTCGCATGTTCTACCAGGccgcacaacaacagaacaaagtTATACAATTTCCGGTTTGTGCTAATGTTGGTGTGCTTTTCTGCTTAGATATTCTGTCGCAGGCTTGAGAGAAGCACATACAAACTCGATTTTCCCTTTAGCAATTTCGGTTTTTTAGTATTACACAGCCACAAACGTTATGTCATGTTTCAGTGCTGGCagtgcttgctgactaggacaGAGCTAGGGATCCGATTTCGGTAGCCTACTTTAatcaagtttctttattttctgattttaacgatttatttGAGTTACTTGGACCAGGTTTTGCTCCCTATAGCAGTTGTGCCTTTTATATATTGGAATTAATTAACTGCGAATTCtatgaacaattttcatgtcgtaCTGACGCATGATGCTCATACAAAGCCTTTGAGTAGAATGCAAAGTTTGTCTGTGTCACGCGGAAGGtctaaggtgacaaaacctatttttgGTAATAGTGCAATGCGCTATTTCAAAAGAGTGTGCGCGTGgaggacgatgggaagagggaaaaagcGTGAGCCTCTCTCCTTTCCATCATCCCCCGCGTGCTTTAATTTCGCCTCTTCTCGGCCCGTGACAAAAACAGTCCTCGGCGGAGGAGAGACAAGTCTTCAGTTTCTAGTTTATGTCTCAATCAGAGTGTCCCGATATTATAATCTGCCCCACTGAAGAACTACCGACGCAAATTTTGCTGCAACTAATTATAAGGTCGTAAACATTTAAACCGCAAAATTTCATCTAGTTATTGAGCATTTTCCGAACGTAAACACCACAAAAAGTCATTTGTAAAATATTAGCCCGTATTAGAAGCTAACTCAGGAATTTTACAATGTAACTAATATCACAACACCCTAGGTGATCATGACGGGTGATAGACGGAAGACGCGACCAAAAATTGTCTCATCAGTTATTACATTACTACTCGAGGAGCCAACCTTTTGATTGCGAATTATGGGGAAAACATGTTCGCGGTTAGATAAAAAAGAGGAAGATTATTGTCTTGAAATCCTTATGCTGGGGTTAAATGGAGCAGGAAAAACCACGATTTTAAACTACCTGGATGGAAATTCTGATGAAATCCCTGCGCCGACTATTACTCCATCATTTTCAGCTGGCACTAATTTGAGCAAAGGACTAGATGGACTCAGTATTTCGATTTGGGGTTTTCAGGGGACGAACGATTTAGACAGGGGTGAAGTCGTTTTGTTCGGGAGCCTCAGATGCTGCTTTTCGTTGTGGATAGTGCCGGCACGTCTAGGATCACGGAAGTAAGTCAGTATCTTATTAGCATTCTTCAACATCCCAAAATAGAGGGGATTCCTGTGTTGATTCTTGCCAACAACCAAGATCTTCCTTCAGCCCTCAGTATAAAGCAGCTTACTGAGAAGTTGTCGCTAGCACATTACACAGCAAACCCTTGCGCTTTCCAAAGAGCGTGCTCTTTGACCGGCAAGGGCCTTTACGAAGCAATTTACAAGCTGGCCAATATGGATACCAAAACTTCGCGGTTGAAGCGCAGTTTAAAGGAGTTGGGACCTACGCTGGAACTGGGAGGATTTTCGCCGGAGGTAATTAAAAGACTTGGTGCTAAGTCCATCACTGTTCGTTATGCGCAAATACAACctctgtttttttcttgaattcagTTTTAAGGGACTTGGGTCATGGATGAAGAGTTATCAGATTTGTTCTCTTGGTCGGCAATATTGTCGTTATCTCAGTGATTTTTGACAATCAAACGAAATTCAGTGTGTCTTTGAGGCAATAGGTGCAATAAGCAGGGTCTAACAGGTTAAGCTCGAAAAATCGACTATTTTGGTTTTCGGAATCACGCATGAAAGTACGGTATTAAACAGTGTCGAAGGTATTATGCTCCTGATTAGGCTCGACCAACTTCACACTTTTCTCTCCAACTCTTAATTATTTTCTCTCCAACATTCCTATATACGAAGCTTTTGACAATTCTTAGTTCTCTTCTTGTTTAAATTCAAGGATGGTcttttcactgcaaagtttgaCCGCTTTTTGGTACCTGCTGTACCTCGAGTATCCGGCTCGATGCACTAATCGAAATTATGACGCTGCAAATTTCCGTCTTCTGTTTTTTCATGACCAGGACTACTTTGCTATAAAGTCGTACTTATCCAGGACTGTTATAGCATGTAATAGTCTCCCTTATTAAAGGTTTAATCCATGCTCACTATTAATAAGACTAAAGTAAGTTCCTATCGGCCGCGATAGATACACTGTTAGCAGAGTCTTATTTCACACACTGTAGACTCGGTCTTCTTTTTATAACAATTCTTTTTTGTTCTCGTCCAAATTTAGGGGATATTTTGTCTTATAATTTTAGACATTGTAGGCGGTTGATTAAATTGGGGCCTCTGGCCGGTTTTTATCTCTTTTTGTacttttgtgttcttttttccTTGTATGTATATATTCTCGTTACACAAATAAACTAATGACTTAactacttttgaaaacaaaagaataataacACATCCCCCCATGATACCCATCCAAAAAGTCTGGCATAATGAGGTAACCACGCCTTCAACTAGGCCGATATGCACTTGGCACTGAGGAGTCGCTTTGGTTCGTCTGAGGTATTCAATTCCTAAGAAATCCAACCGCTTATCAACTTTGTATATTCTAGCTGACGTTGGCTGGAAGAAAGATTGGCATACAGTTTTCAGCAATACAATACAAATCTAGGGTCTTAATGGGGTTGATCGTCAGTTAGTCTAAAATTTAATCGTCAACCGTCAAAGACATGTAATTCTTTCGAGCGCTCTTTAATCAAGCGTAAAATAATGATATAATGataacaaagaacaaaaattcaTCTTACTGTAAACCATACTCGATTATTTGTCCCGTAGGAGCACGAAATAGGCATAGAAATGAGACAAGCAGTCACTAAATCAGCCAACAGCAGTCATGCAAAGTCGATTATTTAGCCTACCTGTATTCTAGGTGAAAAAAATGACTTCAGGGATGTCTCTTCCAATTGACTTGTTTGAATTGACACACCTTAAAATGATGATATGAAAGAAGCATCAACTGACAAAAACAAATAGGCTTTTAATAGATAGTCATGTGATCAGAAGGTAGTGACGCAATACTAATAGGATAACGTTATTCCAGataatttcaggaaaatttatCTAATGAAACCCGAAAGTGACATATATTATAAAATACCTTGATAATCATATGATAAATAAGACAAGACGCAGTGAGAGTTTATAAcaggaaaaaatgtttcatGTCACGGCCGAAAACAAAATGTGACTTGGAAATTCATCTTTACCCCATAGCACTTAAATTATAGTATATAACTGCATAAACACTTCGGCTTTATGATTCACTCATCTTCGTTTCATAGTTAAAAGTGTTATATAGTTTCTTAAAACAGCTAAAACTGCAATATATCGGATTTCCCACATCAGTGCCTTTGAACGGAATTAATGCGGCCATTCAAAGAGTTTGATCTAGTGAGAGATGTTGTCAGTGTGGTTTGCCTCTAATCCGAGTAACCTAACAGTAAAAAACTATCCATCTTTGTGGATAGAAAGCAAAAAAGGACTCATTTTTGACAAGTCAGTTTATACCTAGAATGCCTATATAATTTGCAGCACATTTAACTGTATAAGACGTGTAAGTTTTAACCAAGTACAGTGCAGACTACCCATAAAcattaggggcacccaacgacagttttcCGTAAAagatctgttcggagaagcaacaTTAATTGCCgagaattttcttttacttgaggacggctacaaatttctagatgaacgttccattcatgaacaattttcgaagcttgtctaataaattccctaagattttctgaagtttaatttttcatattttaggttacactatttttcttagaaaaaggaaacctaaaattttcggattctaaAATGCCATgaagagaggaatcagaaaaattctccctttcgtaaaatgttaaattacacctaaaattttcgaaaaataacACCTAAGCCCTTGTacatttcgaaaagacttaagttcccctaggatgaccgaaaagataaaaattctGTAGCGCCGCTTAGAAGGCATTTCTATAGATCTGAAAGTACAGTacactctggatagcctaaaaagtgttttcatcgTATTTTGGAGGAAACCAAATAATCGTACGTCTCAgatgaaaaattcaaaatttaacgaattcagataaaaaaaaagaaatttaaccGAAGTTAGAGTTTACCAGACTCtcatttacattaaaaaaatgccattCTCATCAGGAAATGTTGAAAATCGTACCGTATATCGACCGTACACGCTAAAAACGCGACATCTTTTTATACTATAGCCAGTTCGTATTTTGTTGTTTAATATATGCATGGTTACGACAGCAGAAAGTCGTCGTTATACGCCGGGCAGTTAAATCCTTTGGCAACCTTTTAAGACATTCAAACTTAACAATCAAGGACATTCAGCATGTTGAAATTAGAGCTTGTAACAGTTCTCAACTTTTAATATGCTGGCATGCGTAACATCTCAGTCAACGTCAGTCGTGTTACAAGCTGAAACAGGTACGTCtcagatgaaaaatttaatagCTTACAATATACTTCCGTTCATTGTGCAGCAATACTTTAGCCGGGTACAAAATATTcctctttccctttttaaagGGAAACCGCATTTTAGTCTATTCATAGAAACAACATTCACCTTAATGTAATACTGTGGTGAATAAATTAATCAAACGGAAATCGTCAGTATATCATTCTGGAAAGCGTGTAGGATTTATTAGCTCATCTCAGCTTTAAGATGTGACGGAAGGTTTTTCCACTTTGAAACGAATTTAAGGCTCAACGGGAACTCGGTGCTTGACTCACGATAAAACTGGGGAAAACTAGACTCAAATGGCAACTCGCTTGAGGGGAAGGGCCGTCACTTCTCTCGAGGTCCGGGATCAGACCACGAACTGATACAGCAGTAGATAAAACAGAACAAAGCTTGGTTCCAACAGCGTTTATTCTTCAGCGGATCAACAGCAATAACTCGGGAAGACACGGCGAAAATAATCGACAATCAGTAAAAACTAACTTACTTATATATGATTTTTACAACCATTGAACacaaaagaatacaatagaaatataaacagaaatTACTTAGAgctaaattaaaactaaatacAAATTCTATTTCAAACCTGAActcttttgttactgttgccattttagaaagtaaaagtaCTGAGACAAAGACCTAGCCAGTCTATGTACAAAGTGTTACAATATGAATTAAATTTCAAGTTCAGCTATCGGCTGTTTAAACAGGAAAAGCGCAgactagagcggttttcacttgactgtcgaaagtaattggttttggttttggttttggttttactacgccctttggttggctagtgtatttactttggttttggttttacgacagtcaagtgaaaaccgctctaattgaaagttttcaccttaaacaaaaaccgatctatttttaaaattacaagacaGCAAAACCTTTCAAATTCAAAATTCGGTTATTACCTCTCTTTAACTAACAACTTAATGAAATATACTTTCGCAAATAAATATAACCAAGTTGCAATTAAAACGAGATGCACCTGCACGAAAGGCGTTTTTCTATGAATAAATGTCGTCCGGTAGTAAAATCACGAAAAATAGACTAAAGacaaataaaccattattaagaAATTAAGTATTCTTTCAAGAGTCAACATTGACGTAAAATGTATATAATTGAAAAGAGAACGAgcaattagttttgtttgttaaggaACACTGTTGGCTTTTCTATGTATAACCTAAcgaacacaaagcaaataaaacaaaagataataaaaatGGCACGAGCCCTTTTGGCAGCTATAAACGATCACCCGCACAATTTACACAACTATACGCTTAcaacaaaaggattaaaaagcGATAACCAAAATCAAGTGTCGCAATGAAACTTAGATTAACCGAACTGAAttaaaataacctacaattacCAAATCCCTTACTAACTAAGTTGAAAACGCCTTACGCTTAATCTGGAAAAACATATtacaaatcaacaaaaatagCTATATTCTCCCTAACAAAGATAGGGATGAGATGATTTAGTGCACTCTCACTATATCAAAAGTTTTATATCAATTAAACCGGAAAGAAAAAGGTTTCCGATAGCCTgaggctagtggattttgctgtcagctgttcttaacttgcccgatgggcaagtgatttttttttttttttggggggggggggggggaactcatattacagaagaactgtaatcaatcctgctcatcaaatatttttcggttagttgaaatgactttcggGCTAGTACATGTTAGCTGCAgattgcccgaatggcaagttATAAacctgactttctttgcaccctgctccACCATGATTTTTAGCGTGTTCAAAGTCGTTTGCCCCGCTAACATCGGGCACGTTAACAAGCCAAAGCCTTTTCGAATGTTAGCGGCGCAAACAACTTTTCATGCATGTATATGTAAAATCTGTTTTTGTAAGGTACTTTTAACCTTTGGTTTCTGGTACCAGTATTCAAGTCTGAGGTTAGCAAACCTACGTCAATGGGTGACGTAACGCGCTAAGTTTAGGACCCTCAACAACTCTGAAAAAAAACTTCTATAACGACCTTACATGTACTGTTTGCATGTTTAGTAAATACTGTCCTTACAAGACAGTTTCagttgttcttagtaaaagagAGCGACTTACCTAACACCTAaataagttaagaaaaaaaataaactcctAGATATCCCGGTTCGATCCCTTGACAGAATACCGAATAGAACAAAAGAAGCCACAGAACTCTCTACTTTTGTGAACCCGACCTTCAAAACATTCTACCGAGCACGAGActtgtctttttaaaattagtttttatCGATAATCAAAAGATTTAGTTAGTATTTTCTAACAACATCTGCGTGTGTCTTAGTCAGGGGCAGCCCAAAATTCAATTCGCTACAGTAACACATGATTCTAAAAACGAGCACATTGGTTTGTtggacttttcttttcttgctctCAAAGGAGAAGTGAACGTTCTGAGGAAATTTCCAGCTCCAAGCTAAGTAGGGCGAGAAATTTACAGACAAAGCGTTTGTCATTATTCTCAATAATACTGAACGATAACTTTACAAGGACCAAATCCTGGTGCAACGCcgttgttcttagtaaaagagGGCGACTTACCTAACGCCTagataagttaaaaaaaaaaaaccacccACTCACACACACTTCCAGATATCATGGATGATATAAAGACCCTGTCTCCatgcagatattcaggctcgatctcaagaacaaaagaaaccacAACACTCTCTAATTTTATGAACCCGACCTTCAAAACAACATTGTACCGAGCACGgaacttgtttttttaaaaattaattttaatcgATAACCATTTGATTTAGTTAGTATTTTCTAACAATATCTGCGTGTATCTTAGTCAGGGGCAGCCCAAAATTCAATATACTAGAGTAACATATAATTCTAAAAACGAGAACGTCGATCCTTTGTCGGTAcgtattttcttttcttgctcTCAAAGGAGAAGCGAACGTCATTATTCTCAATAATACTGAACAAAAACTTAACAAGGGCCAAATCCTCGAGCAACGCTTGAAGATCTCAAAACCGCTCTTGACTGGTTTTTTTTCCGCTACTGCTTCAATTCAGGTTAGATAGCTCAGCCAGTGGACATGGCTTATGGGCAAACAGAGTTGActcaaaaagaaattcttgTATGGGGTTTATGGTCTTACATAGACGGCAAAAGGATAGAGAAAAGAATTTGATCACAGGGGTAAGTTTGGGAAAAATTCTTAGCGGAACCAAACACTTCTCTTCTCAAAGGCTCCGACTGTGtattcaaaaaacaaaatacttagGGAGTGTGCGCGTGGAGGACGATGGGAAGTGGGAAAAAGCGGGAGCTTCTGTCCTTTCCATCATTCCCCGCGAGCTTTCTTTTTGCCTCTTCTCAGCCCGTGACACGAACAGTCTTCCGGGGATGTGAAACAAGTACTTCAGTTTCTAGTTTATGTCTCAGTCAATCAGTGTCCCAATCTGTGTCCCAATATTATAATCTGCCCCACTGAAGAACTGCTGACGCAAATTTTGCTCCAAATAATTATAAGGTCGTGAAAATTTGAACCGCAAAATTTCCTCTGGTTATTGAGCCTTTTCCGATATTAGCCCGTAATAGTACCtaattttggaattttacaATTTAGCTAAATAAATATCACAACGTGCTAAGTGATCATAACGAAAAATAGAGGGTGTACGAGAGACGCGGTCGAAAATTGTCTCATCAGTTATTTCAGTACGACTCGTCGAGAAAACCTTTTGATTTCTAAATATGGGGAAAGCATGTTCGCGGTGtgataaaaaagaagaagattACTGTCTTGAAATCCTTATGCTGGGGTTAAATGGATCAGGAAAAACCACGATTTTAAACTACCTGGATGGAAATTCTGATGAAATCCCTGCGCCAACGATTACTCCATCATTTTCAGCTGGCACTAATTTGAGCAAAGGACTAGATGGACTCAGCATTTCGATTTGGGATTTTTCAGGCGACGAAAGATACAGACAGGAATGGATGCGCTTTGTTCGGGAGCCTCAGGTGCTGCTTTTCGTTGTGGATAGTGCTGACACGTCAAGGATCAAGGAAGTAAGTCAGTATCTTATTAGCATTCTTGAACATCCCAAAATAGAGGGGATTCCTGTGCTGATTCTCGCCAACAAACAAGACCTTCCTGAAGCCCTCAGTATAAAGCAGCTTGCCGAGAAGTTGTCGCTAGCACATTACACAGCAAACCCTTGCGCTTTCCAAAGAGCGTGCTCTTTGACCGGCAAGGGCCTTTACGAAGCAATTTACAAGCTGGCCGATATGGATATGAAAACTTTGCGGTTGAAGCGCAGTTTAGAAGAGTTAGGACCTACTCTGGAACTGGGAGGATTTTCGCCGGCGGTAATTAAAAGACTTAGTGCTAAGTCCATCACTGTGCGTTATGAGCAAATACAACCTCTGTTTTATGATTGAACTCAGTTTAAGGGACTTACGTCATGCATGAAGAGTTATCAGTGTTCTGctcttagggacggaccattagaaaagttatgggggggagggggggaattttcgagccgcaggaattttttttcgttatcaaattccttgtatgaatttttttaggccatagcatgaatatcttttaggattaattggcgtgcatgaatttttttcatttaattttcccttgcgcgaatatattttttttgcacttcgcccgccccccccccccccccccgatacGTTTTCTAATGGTTCGTCCGTTAGTCGGCAACATTGCCGTTATCTCAGTGATTTTTGACAATGAAACGAAATTAAACGAATCTCTAGACAAAAGCGCTTTGTACTAACGACGTCAGAAATTTCTGGTCCCTGCTGTGCCTCAGGCATTAAACCTGATCAGTATCAGAGTTTTGTATGGGAAAGTCACGTTCGCCAACAAATTTCCGTCATCTTTGAAGATTTAGATcgttaaaagaaacaaaatccagcttggtttCAATAATATATATTCTGAAAATAATCAAGTCAACGTTTAACATGGAAAAAACTATACAGATGAGTGATTTTATTTCTCATGCGGCGTTAAAAGACTTTGGGTAAAATTATGTTAGTATGTGTGGAGAGAGGGGTTCAAATCTGTTCATGAAACGGTGCATTAGGTTAAATTTATAGGGAAAGgttgctcaatttttttctcgAGGTTATGTTGCGCTACTTGGTACTACAGGATATAAATTACCGTATTCGTCCCGGATTCGTATGATCTACCTAGccgcacaacaacagaacaaagtTATAAATTTCCGGTTTGTACTAACGTTGGCGTGCTTTTCAGCTTTATATTTTTAGATATTCTGTCACTGGCTTGCGAGAAGCACATAGAAATTCGATTTCCTCTTTAGAAATTCCGGTTTGGAGTATTACACAGCCATGTCATGTTTCAGTGCATAGAGTGCTATCCGGACTAAAGCAAAGCCAGGGACCCGATTTCAGTAGCCTTCAAGTCTCAAGTCCCTTTATTTTCTGATTCCCCACCCCCCACGAGCTTCGTGAgtttctgcgatacacgtatttctagcaTATTGgaataaaggtgaaaaaacacttaaaaaacgCTCACTGCGAATTTTATGAATAATTTTCATATCAGAAACCCATGTTACCCATACAAAGCCTTTGGGGAGTTGAGAGGCTTTGCCCCCTTTGTAATAGATCCGAAATTGGTGATGAATTCCACTATTTGTTGAAATAGAGTCTATACTCGATAACaagtaattttacgaatatgtcttgaaaggcactatttttacatatcatgtctatgtgcgtagcctgcgaaaacatccgtttttcctcgctcttcgccgatggggacgtttcgcgcggaggaacctATAttgttcctcctcgcgaaacgtcccgatcggcgaagagcgaggaaaaacggatgttttcgcaggctactatgTGCGATCAAAACATCGTAAATCTTagtgaaaatattctaaattgttataaatccaaactctaattaaactttcttaccatacgagtagcgTTGAAGCCGTACATGGCcaagtaattttttcttttatgataatattcaattgatcctttctttcttacttaacttttattttagttttttcatttgttattgttttggaactGAAATCTTAAtctcgaagataaagtcaataaagttgttgtttttgtttgagaCTGAAGATGAATGtaaagtttgtctgagtcacgcgGGGTATCTATggtgacaaaacctattttcAGTAATGGTGCAAAGCGCAATAGGTGCAATAGCAGGGTCTGACAGATTAAGCTCGTAAAATCGACTATTATGGTTTTCATACTCACCCATGAAACCACGGTATTAAGCATTGCAGGAGGTACAATGATCCTGATTAGGCTAGACTAACATGACACTTGCTTATTTTTTCTCCGACTTCTTCTGAATATTAAACATTCCTGCACAGCTTTTGGCAATACTTAGTTTAAATTCAAGATTGGTCTTGTCACTGCAAATTTTGATCGTTTTTGGGTACCTCCAATACCTTGATACGCTAATCGAAAGTGATGACGCTGCAAATTTCCGTCTTCTTTACTTCTATAACCTGGATTGCCTTACTAAGTCGTACTTACCCAAGACTGTTAGGGCATCCAATAGTCTTATCATTCTCAGATTAAGCATGCTACGAGTGTTCAACGGTTCAAAAGTTTATTCCACGCTCAGGCCAAGAAGAAGTTCCTATTCGCCGCATGGATATAGATCAATTATCTTTTAGTTAACATCCTTATTATCTCGTCCGATCTTATTGGGTATTTTGTGTAAtcatttttgacagtttttacctctttttgtacttttttttccttgtgtgTATATATTCTCGCCGGAGCTCCTGATTTTCGTTATATCAACATACTAAACtacttttgaaaataaaatgaaataaaataaataacacgtAAATGCCCATGAAACCGGGTATAATGAGGTAATTACGCCTTCAACTAGGCCAAAATGCACTAGGCGAGAGTCTTTTTTGGTCGCCTGAGGTATTCAATTCCTAAGATATCCACCCATTTATCAACTATGTATTTTCTGGCAGACGttggctggaaaaaaaaaaataggaatacAGTTTTCAGCACTAAACAtgcttaaaataactttaataCTGGCATTATGCCTTAATCTCAAGATACAGTGTTTCGCTTGAAATTACTTGATTATTTACGCGTGAAAATTTTCAACCTGCCATcaggcagttttttt encodes:
- the LOC140925712 gene encoding uncharacterized protein, with the translated sequence MGKACSRCDKKEEDYCLEILMLGLNGSGKTTILNYLDGNSDEIPAPTITPSFSAGTNLSKGLDGLSISIWDFSGDERYRQEWMRFVREPQVLLFVVDSADTSRIKEVSQYLISILEHPKIEGIPVLILANKQDLPEALSIKQLAEKLSLAHYTANPCAFQRACSLTGKGLYEAIYKLADMDMKTLRLKRSLEELGPTLELGGFSPAVIKRLSAKSITVRYEQIQPLFYDCSSMQFLTSRHATLLSSLGSSVA
- the LOC140925711 gene encoding uncharacterized protein, encoding MLLFVVDSAGTSRITEVSQYLISILQHPKIEGIPVLILANNQDLPSALSIKQLTEKLSLAHYTANPCAFQRACSLTGKGLYEAIYKLANMDTKTSRLKRSLKELGPTLELGGFSPEDGLFTAKFDRFLVPAVPRVSGSMH